From one Dermacentor variabilis isolate Ectoservices chromosome 3, ASM5094787v1, whole genome shotgun sequence genomic stretch:
- the LOC142574881 gene encoding uncharacterized protein LOC142574881 → MRRKYELSRSGATKRSRYRQQKNLRQQHRRLKTRLSNLKEKPQAMTKQCKGVKQATFEESIEGMPQKQREAALHFFRASKRKSTRGMEFTQDWILECLLMKMKSPKLYNYMRKNKILVLPSEDTLRKYLSSYKTGFGFCTRVLRALKEQTRGMDSFKRHGGLLVDELKLSEHLSVTSAATIEGLVDLGRFTPPREKYEPCDHGMVIMFAPFTGKWTQVLAVFATHVNVK, encoded by the coding sequence ATGAGGAGGAAGTATGAGCTGAGCCGTTCCGGCGCTACAAAACGCAGTCGCTACCGCCAACAGAAGAACTTGAGACAGCAGCACCGGCGACTAAAAACTAGACTATCGAACCTGAAAGAAAAGCCGCAGGCGATGACGAAACAGTGTAAAGGGGTGAAGCAAGCCACGTTTGAAGAAAGCATTGAAGGCATGCCTCAAAAGCAAAGAGAAGCAGCACTCCATTTTTTCCGTGCTTCCAAGCGAAAAAGCACCCGGGGCATGGAATTCACACAGGATTGGATTCTAGAGTGTCTGCTCATGAAGATGAAGAGCCCAAAGCTGTACAACTACATGAGGAAGAACAAAATTCTAGTTTTACCTAGTGAAGatactttaaggaaatatttaAGCTCGTATAAGACAGGCTTCGGTTTTTGCACAAGAGTCCTCAGGGCCCTGAAAGAACAAACCAGAGGGATGGACTCCTTTAAGAGGCACGGAGGCCTTCTAGTCGACGAACTGAAATTGTCGGAGCACTTGTCAGTCACATCTGCAGCCACAATTGAAGGTTTGGTAGACCTGGGCCGGTTTACACCGCCAAGAGAAAAATATGAGCCATGCGACCACGGCATGGTAATTATGTTTGCGCCATTCACAGGCAAGTGGACGCAGGTTCTTGCAGTGTTCGCAACACATGTAAACGTgaaatga